Below is a window of Calditrichota bacterium DNA.
TGCGCCAGATGCAGCACATGGAAAACACTACGCCCTAGCCACGGTGGCCAGACCTACTCGCCGTGCCCCTGCCTTCAGGAGCACTGCCGCGCACTCATTGGCCGTAGCACCCGTCGTGAACACATCGTCGACGAGCATGACTACCTTTCCCCTTACCGTCTCGGGAACGCGCACGGCGAAGGCGCCAGCGACATTTCTCGCCCGTTCAGCAGCACCCAGTTTGGCCTGGGGCGTCGTGTACCGTGTACGCCGCAGCACTCCTGCCTCTACCGGGATGCCACAGATCTTACTCGCCGTACGGGCTAACAGCTCGCTCTGATTGTAGCCACGTTCCCGCTTGCGCGCCGGGTGGAGAGGTACCGGCACCAGCAGATCGGCCGCCGCAAGCGCACCAGCGGCATGAATTGCGCCCCCCAGCGCAAGGCCCAACGGGTGGGCCAGGCATTGATACCCGCGGTACTTGAAAAGGTGGATTACTTCTTGGACCTCAGGCGAGTACTTCCACACCGAAAGGGAAGTCGACAAAGGTGGGGCTGGGCCCACTTTGGCCCTCGCGCCAAAAGCGATCACCGGCTCCGGACACACGGGAAGGCGCAGCCAGCAAGTTGTGCAAAGCACGAATTCATGCAACTCGAGATGGGCTTGGCAGAGCACGCAGTAAGGCGGCAGGATAAAGTCGAGCAGTGGCGCAAAGGCCACCAGCAGTTTTTCTTGCCAT
It encodes the following:
- a CDS encoding ComF family protein — its product is MGRAVTWQEKLLVAFAPLLDFILPPYCVLCQAHLELHEFVLCTTCWLRLPVCPEPVIAFGARAKVGPAPPLSTSLSVWKYSPEVQEVIHLFKYRGYQCLAHPLGLALGGAIHAAGALAAADLLVPVPLHPARKRERGYNQSELLARTASKICGIPVEAGVLRRTRYTTPQAKLGAAERARNVAGAFAVRVPETVRGKVVMLVDDVFTTGATANECAAVLLKAGARRVGLATVARA